tatgtgtgtgtgtgtgtgtgtgtgtgtgtgtgtgtgtgtgatactcaCGTGCCATCTGGAACTGTTCttcaaaatttgaatttgattccAACATATAGATGGTGAAGTGCGGTTGAGGTGATGCAGTTGTGGATACCTCCTGCAGACAGaggatgttattattattattattattattattattattattattattattattattgttgttgttgttgttgttgttattgttcatCTGCAATTCACTCACAGATATAATAGGCACTTCAACTAAATCTTTAGCTCCAAGTGGAGCTGTTTTCTCGTTTACAGAGTTATCTTCAAGTGGAGCTGGACTCTTTTCAACAACTAGGACCTGAGGTGGTGCTGGACTCTGTTTAGCAGCTGGAACCTGAGGTGGTGCTGCACTCTGTATCCCAGCTGGAACCTGAGGTGGTGCTGGACTCTGTATACCAGCTGGAAcctgaggtggagctggactctCTTTACCAGCTGGAACCTGAGGTGGTGCTGGACTCTGTATACCAGCTGGAAcctgaggtggagctggactctgtATACCAGCTGGAAcctgaggtggagctggactctgttTACCAGCTGGAAcctgaggtggagctggactctgttTACCAGCTGGAACCTGAGGTGGTGCTGGATTCTGTTTAACAACTGAGAATTGAGGTGGAGCTAGACTCTGTTTAACAGCTAGAACCTGAGGTGGAGCTGGATTCTGTTCAACATCTGGAACCAGAGGTGGAGATGGACTCTGTTcaacagctggaacttgaggcGGAGCTGGTTTCACTCTCTGACGTTCTTCTTTGTGCTGGGCCACACCCACATAGATCGGCTTCCTTCCCCAGATTGTGCCATTCAGCTGACGCCTGGCCTCCGCTGCTTCTTTGGCAGATAAAAATTGCACAAATCCGAACCCTCTGGATCGTCCGTTTTCCATTATGACCTGTAAAAGACAGTGATTAGACAAATTAGGACATGGTAATGTGGCTAATTATGGGGACAAATCAGCAGTAAAGATCTTTTTCATACAAGCCTAATTCCCAAAAAGTTGgcacactgtgtaaaataataaaaaaaaaaggaatgcaatgatttgcaaattttaCAAACTTACATTCTATTCACATtagaacataaaaacaataaaatatgtttgAACAGAGGAAAccattttatgaaaaaaaaatcaggtaattttaaatttgatggctgcaacacgtctcaaaacaTTTGAGACGGTTTAGCAagtctgaaaaatgtgttattaacaTAAAAGTGttagagaaacattttgcaactaatgatGTTAATGGTCTGTAGGATGATTGGGTATAACTTTTTGGAATTATGGACATACACTCAAGTAAGGGAAAGTGGACAGAAGTTActttaagataaataaaatgtagggATTATTACTGACCTTTGCGTCTATGACGGTTCCAAATTTGGAGAACTCCCTGTAAAGGTACTCATTATTTATATGTTCATCCAGGTTCTTTATGTAGAGGTCCAGAATCTCTTTCTGTAGCAAAGAAGGCAAAGTCAGCATCCATGCAaacctgtttgtgtgtatgattgtgtgcgTAAGCAAgcatgtatgcgtgtgtgtgtgtgtgtgtgtgtgtgtgtgtgtgtgtgtgtgtgtgagcatgtgtgtgagcatgtgtgtgtttacctgttcATTCTGACAGTTCACTGCTGCATCACGCTCCTTCCGAGATTTAAAGTGTTCAACGGATCTGTAGCACAACAAAAAGACTGCTGTTAGACACTGCTGATTGTCTTTATGCTGACGCCACAATAATTACCAATGATGTTGACAAAAACCCCCTGATATAACCAAACCCATCCTTTCTATCAGCAGCTTACATTATATGGTTGTTGAAAAGTTTGCCGTTGAGTCGTTCCTTTGCCAAATTCGCCGCCTCTTGACTCTCAAACTGGACATAACCGTACCCTTTTGTCCCCGTTTTGTAAGGTACAACCTccaggagacacacacacagtgttaacacacacaatttatatcAAACAGATCTAATACAGGACTTCAGTATAAAAAACACACTAATTATGCTATACAGATGTTATT
This Silurus meridionalis isolate SWU-2019-XX chromosome 15, ASM1480568v1, whole genome shotgun sequence DNA region includes the following protein-coding sequences:
- the LOC124398211 gene encoding embryonic polyadenylate-binding protein B-like isoform X1 translates to MQMSSYCDVIASIKCSCKMNFKLATLYVGDLHPEVTEAMLVGKFSPSGHLHSVRVCKKWETGASLGYAYVNFYQQSDAERALETLNCVSIMGKPMRVMWCQRDSTIRKSGVGNLFIRNLDVETDDSTALFDLFSCFGKVLSCKVVPYKTGTKGYGYVQFESQEAANLAKERLNGKLFNNHIISVEHFKSRKERDAAVNCQNEQKEILDLYIKNLDEHINNEYLYREFSKFGTVIDAKVIMENGRSRGFGFVQFLSAKEAAEARRQLNGTIWGRKPIYVGVAQHKEERQRVKPAPPQVPAVEQSPSPPLVPDVEQNPAPPQVLAVKQSLAPPQFSVVKQNPAPPQVPAGKQSPAPPQVPAGKQSPAPPQVPAGIQSPAPPQVPAGIQSPAPPQVPAGKESPAPPQVPAGIQSPAPPQVPAGIQSAAPPQVPAAKQSPAPPQVLVVEKSPAPLEDNSVNEKTAPLGAKDLVEVPIISEVSTTASPQPHFTIYMLESNSNFEEQFQMAHDHLLPLVQKIHPSDPNKSTWMLVKSEKN
- the LOC124398211 gene encoding polyadenylate-binding protein 1-like isoform X2, coding for MNFKLATLYVGDLHPEVTEAMLVGKFSPSGHLHSVRVCKKWETGASLGYAYVNFYQQSDAERALETLNCVSIMGKPMRVMWCQRDSTIRKSGVGNLFIRNLDVETDDSTALFDLFSCFGKVLSCKVVPYKTGTKGYGYVQFESQEAANLAKERLNGKLFNNHIISVEHFKSRKERDAAVNCQNEQKEILDLYIKNLDEHINNEYLYREFSKFGTVIDAKVIMENGRSRGFGFVQFLSAKEAAEARRQLNGTIWGRKPIYVGVAQHKEERQRVKPAPPQVPAVEQSPSPPLVPDVEQNPAPPQVLAVKQSLAPPQFSVVKQNPAPPQVPAGKQSPAPPQVPAGKQSPAPPQVPAGIQSPAPPQVPAGIQSPAPPQVPAGKESPAPPQVPAGIQSPAPPQVPAGIQSAAPPQVPAAKQSPAPPQVLVVEKSPAPLEDNSVNEKTAPLGAKDLVEVPIISEVSTTASPQPHFTIYMLESNSNFEEQFQMAHDHLLPLVQKIHPSDPNKSTWMLVKSEKN